Proteins from a genomic interval of Marmota flaviventris isolate mMarFla1 chromosome 8, mMarFla1.hap1, whole genome shotgun sequence:
- the Iqcf1 gene encoding IQ domain-containing protein F1, whose amino-acid sequence MSETEEEEQPEDKDENPLLSENPSEVETDILAETQKTDDTEAPVIQDEISEEDKAVIKIQSWWRGTLVRRTLLHAALRAWVIQCWWRLMQAKFAEKRLRVTLDRFSREEWAAVRLQSWARMWRIRQRYCQVLNAVRIIQAYWRCHTCASRGLIKGQYRVTASQLHLELEILLGSGPCVVTECIPLPIKQ is encoded by the exons atgtctgaaact gaggaggaggagcagcctgAAGATAAAGATGAAAATCCCTTATTATCAGAGAACCCATCAGAGGTAGAG ACTGACATTTTGGCTGAGACACAGAAAACGGACGATACTGAA gcTCCAGTGATCCAGGATGAGATCTCCGAAGAAGATAAGGCAGTTATAAAGATCCAGTCTTGGTGGCGGGGCACACTGGTGCGTAGGACACTGCTACACGCTGCCCTCAGGGCCTGGGTCATTCAGTGCTGGTGGAGGCTGATGCAAGCAAAATTTGCAGAGAAGAGGCTCCGGGTGACACTTGATAGATTTTCACGGGAGGAGTGGGCAGCAGTCAGACTGCAGTCCTGGGCCCGCATGTGGCGCATCCGTCAGCGCTACTGCCAGGTGCTCAATGCTGTTCGTATCATCCAGGCCTACTGGAGGTGCCACACCTGTGCTTCCCGGGGTCTCATCAAAGGCCAATACCGAGTCACAGCCAGCCAGCTGCATCTCGAGTTGGAGATCCTGCTGGGCTCAGGGCCCTGTGTTGTGACAGAGTGTATTCCCCTCCCAATAAAGCAGTGA